A section of the Prochlorococcus marinus XMU1402 genome encodes:
- a CDS encoding heme o synthase, with protein sequence MNSSNLENLNYKSSIRDEVVPSRKRLTLPPWLEVAKPRLIPLLLATTLGGMALTEEWPLSSPKLICTLGGGALAAAAAGALNCLWEMELDKRMTRTSKRALPAGKLSSETVFLAAVSCTLAASMLLVSGVNYLAAGLTLLGLFSYVILYTVILKPRTTKNIVFGGVAGAIPPLVGASAATGHVGLSGWWLFGLVMLWTPAHFWALAILLKDDYASVGIPMLPSVKGSVFTAKAISRYGCATVLMSIMGVFALPEGGLLYGIMLLPFNGRLLQLINELKKSPDDLSRAKSLFRWSILYMFGICLLLLISRTQLSVEFEQQSMQIFFSIVSMLSN encoded by the coding sequence ATGAACAGTAGTAACTTAGAAAACTTAAACTATAAATCTTCAATTAGGGATGAAGTTGTACCTTCAAGAAAAAGATTAACTTTACCGCCTTGGCTTGAAGTGGCAAAACCAAGATTAATCCCGCTTTTACTTGCAACAACTTTGGGAGGAATGGCTTTAACAGAAGAATGGCCTTTGTCATCACCGAAACTTATCTGTACTTTAGGAGGCGGAGCTTTGGCAGCAGCAGCAGCAGGAGCTCTTAATTGCTTGTGGGAAATGGAATTAGATAAGAGGATGACAAGAACTAGCAAAAGAGCCTTGCCAGCAGGAAAGTTATCATCTGAGACTGTATTTCTAGCTGCCGTATCATGTACTTTGGCAGCTTCGATGCTTTTAGTAAGTGGTGTAAATTATTTGGCTGCAGGATTAACTCTACTTGGTTTATTTAGCTACGTAATTTTATATACAGTTATTTTGAAACCTCGTACAACAAAAAATATTGTTTTCGGAGGAGTTGCTGGGGCAATACCACCTTTAGTTGGAGCATCTGCTGCTACAGGGCATGTAGGTCTTAGTGGTTGGTGGTTGTTTGGTTTAGTAATGTTATGGACTCCAGCTCATTTTTGGGCACTTGCAATTTTATTGAAGGATGATTACGCATCTGTTGGTATTCCTATGCTCCCTTCTGTTAAAGGGTCTGTTTTTACTGCTAAAGCGATTTCTCGTTACGGATGTGCAACAGTGTTAATGAGTATTATGGGAGTTTTTGCTTTGCCTGAAGGGGGGCTCTTATATGGAATTATGTTACTGCCATTTAATGGAAGACTTTTGCAATTAATAAACGAATTAAAGAAATCTCCTGATGATCTTTCAAGAGCAAAGTCTCTTTTTAGGTGGTCAATTCTCTATATGTTTGGTATTTGTCTTTTGTTATTAATTTCAAGAACCCAACTATCCGTAGAATTTGAGCAGCAATCAATGCAAATATTTTTCTCTATAGTATCCATGCTTAGTAATTAA